The genomic region AGCTCAAGCGTTGCAATGTTGGGGCACTCCCAAACCACATAGTCTCCAATACGCTTTAAGCCGTCAGGCAGCGTAACCGATGTCAGTGCGGGAATCTTTCTGAAAGAGCCGAATGCCAATTCCGTTACGCCCGGAGGAACGGAGTAAGAAGCATCCGTTTTAGAGCGCGGGTACCAAAGGAGTACGGTTTTACCCTTGTTAAAGAGCACGCCGTCTTGGGAAGAAAGGAACTCGTTATCGGCTGCGACCGTTACGCTTTGCAGCGTATCTCCCCACTCGTAAGGCTCCTCTACGCCCGTTACCGTGTAGGTTACGCTGTTGTGTATAACCTCTTTCGGTATGAAAAGCGTTGTTCCCGTGTACGGCGGATGAGTTCCGGGACCTGTCTTGGCAGTTACGCTCACCTTTCGCTGGCCGGGCGTTCTATCCGTTACATGGTAGCGCACGCCGTCTTTTGCAAAGTAGTCGGGTATGACGACGGCAGGCGTTACGGTAATGGTACCTGAAAGGGCGTTTTGCCCGCTTGCCGTGTCGGTTATCCGTATTTTCGTTGCACCGGCGTTGATGCACGTTACCGTGATGTTGCCGTAACTGTTCAAGTTCGCCGTACCGAGCGTGATGATACCTGCCGTTTCGGGAACTGCCGTGTAGCTGCCGGAGCCTGCCGTTACCAGCTTATAGGTAAAGCTTTGCCCCATCTCCTTGGTAAACTCCTGATTGCTCAGCGCGAGATCGGCTCCCGTATATTTGAACTTTACTTTGATGTTTGCATTCGCCGTTACCGTGTGGTTGTACGTTTCGTTCGCTCCCGCTTCGGGTATGTCGCTGCCGCCGTTTGTCCACTTGTCTACGGCAAAGTTGGTGTTGGCGGGCGTCGCGGTAAATTCAACGGTTTTGCCGTGTTCCACTTTATTGCCCGAACTGATTTCGCTGCCGTCAACTTTTGCCGTAAGCATGCCGTTCGCACCGTCCACGCCGAAATTGATAGTATAAAGCAGCGCCCAGTTTGCGGTATATTCCGCATTTGCAGCGGGGAAGACCGGAGTTGCAGGCAGTGCGGGATTCCATCCGGTAAAAGAGAAGCCCTCTTTTACGGGATCGGCGGGAACTTCCAAAGCTGTGCCGTATTTGCCGGATTTTACGACATCGGCCGTATTGCCTGCAATGTTACCGCCTGCAAGTTTAAAGGTTACGTTCACCGTATTGCGCTCGTAATAGAGTTTTACAACGGTACTGCCGTCGGCGGCTATCGTGCCGTTTTCCTGTACGGTTCCGTTTATTTCGGTGAGGTTCGATTTGTAGGTAAAGCCATCGTAGGCTCCGCCGATTTTCGGCGTGTATACGACGGGGTCTCCCGATGTGCCGCTTTTATTTTCGCTTTCCGTCGGCTCTGCAGGATAGGTGCCGTCCGTTCCTTCCTGATAGTGCTTTACCGTATACGAAGCTTCGCCGGGCGGAAGCGCTTCAAAGCTCACCTTTACGGTAAGATCGGCTTGAAGATTTACCTGCGCAGTGTTGTTTCCCGCAGTTCCCGTACCCGCTTCAAACGCCATTCCCGTGCCGATTATCTGCCACTCCTTTACTTTGTAACCGGAGTCGGGATTTGCCGTAAAGGTTACGGTTTTGCCCTTTTCGACGTTTATGGGGCTTGTTGCCGTTTCCGCAATGCCGTCCGTCTTTGCTTTGAGCGTGCCGTTTCCGCCTTCCACGCTGAACGTTATGCTGTACGATACGGGCACGGGCGGTGTGGGCGGGGGTTCGGGTTCCGGCGTTCCTCCTGAACCCGAGCCGTTGGAACAGCTTATCGCCAGACCTGTAAGCAAAACTGCGGCAAACATCGCCGCCCGGCGTATAAGGCGCCGTGCCTTTTTACGTGTTTCCATAAACAACCTCCAAATGGTATGTAGTGGGTAATCTTCCCGCACCGCAAAAGACGTATGACGGTGCGGGTATAAAAAAAGCGCGCGGAAGACAATATGTCGCTCGTGCGCCTCTTGTGCGAGAAGTGATTTACGATATGGATGCAGGCTGGATTGTGTGTCGCCGAGTTTGGCGAAGCCAAACTCGCTTTGGAAATTGTGCGTGCAGGGGCAATTCCAATACCACCGAGCGCTTCATCCGACGGCGGACGCAGCGAGGCAGTCTTTTTAAAAAGCGGGTTAGCCAATCGAAATCTCGAAAAAATCGCTAAGGGCGAGTTTTTCGAGATTCCCAACCGTTTTGTGGATTTTGTGTTATGAGTACAGTTTACGCGAACTGACGAACTGACGAACTGACGAACTGACGAACTGACGAACTGACGAACTGACGAACTGACGAACTGACGAACTGACGAACTGACGAACTGACGAACTGACGAACTGACGAACTGACGAACTGACGAACTGACGAACGATTATGGGGCGCGAGAAAGTTTTGTCAAGTGCCTGTGCGAAGGTTGCCACTAACATATTGATTTTATAAAGCCTCTATTTCTTTTTTGGGAAGCCCCGATATTGTGCAAATGTCATTAATCGGATAATTCATACCTTTCATCAATTTTGCCGTTTCAAGTGCTTTCTGGTATGAGCCGTCGGCAAAGCCTTGTTCAATCCCCTGTTCAATTCCTTGTTGTATGCCAATCCGTAGACTTTCTTCTCTCTGTACCGCAATGTCCGTATCGTAATCGTATTCTGCCACTAACATATTGATTCCTCTCAAAAAACTTTTGCAGGAAGTATCAACTTCCGAAAAAGTTTTTTCTGTGCGCAAGCGCGCACTCATACTATAATCGAGTTTGCGTCGCAAACTCGAAATAAAAAGCGGAGGCGTCATTTCAGCCTATGCTTTTTATCGTACCTCCCGTGATTTTCTCTGTAAGTATTCTCTTAATATTCCCTTTTCTATGCATATCTTTACCGCATTGGTAAAGCCGTTTTCACTGTCGAGTTGGGTTTGTTTTCTTACCTCTTCTACAAAGAGGCTGTATTCTTCAAGCGGTTTGCACTCTGCTAAAACTTTGTTTGCTTTGTCCGTGTTGATATTGAGTACTTGAACCGTAAGTTCCAACGGAGCGTGTTCGCTCTTTGTGATAAACGCATCGGATAGCTTTAGAACCGTAGTTTCGGGATAGTCTTCCGTGCCGTTATAGAAAACGTAGAACTCAGGTGTGGGTATTTTTGATAGCTTTCTTAAATACCGGTCTGTCGGCGCTTGCAGTTTTTCATATAGCCTTGCTATGTATTCCAAAAAACGTAAAGGCATGTTTTCGTTTACGGTTGACTGGTGTTCGGCTAGCACGATGATTTTACCGTCTACAAGGCAGGAAACATCGTTTATTATGTTCATGTACATGACGTTTTCAAGCCTGATGTTTTCAACCGGAGACGAAAGCGGCAGGTTTGTACCGTGCAGAGCGTTATACAGCGACAAAAAGTTTTCTTTCGCTTTTTCGTCTTCACTGAAAAGGTCGACGAACACTGAATCCTTGTATTTTCTGTTTGAAGTACTCATAGCCGCTCCCTACTTTATATATTCCGGCACATGATGTTTTCCGCAAGGGAAAATAAGCGCCCGTGCACTCTTTTGTGCGTTAAGTGACCGCGATCGGCATATAGCCGCCCGCAATGCGCCGTGTGTGCTAAGCGCCGCATACGAGGCGTTTTGTGTGCTTTGCGTGTTTCGCGCCGGAGATAGAGCTGTGCCGGCATTACCGTACATTATGTCCCTCGTCGTAAGAATTTGCGGGACTGACTTAAGATGACTGATGTGTTTATCATACCCTTTTTTCCCGCAGATTTCAACTTTTTGGGGTAGTTTTTTGCTGCGCGGCAGGAAACACGCGGTTACGCAATGAGGGCGCGGAGACGTACGGCTGCGAGCCGGCATTACATTCCGCGCAGTCTGTATCGTATCCGCACTTTATTTGTTAATAAAATATACCGGCTAAATTGAACGGCGCTATTTCAGGCCCTCAATTTAACTGCGAGTTTCGGACAAAGTCGAAACGACGCCGGTTATAACTGTGCGCAAAGAGCGCACGAAAACGGCATTCTCGGAAATCGAAATTTCCTCGCATGTCGTTTTTTAATGGAGGCACTGATGAAATTGATACGATCGATATTTTTATTGTTGACTTTTGCGGCGGCACTCGTTTTGATCGGCTGCGGTGCGCACAAGGGAAACTTTGCCGCGATGAAATACGCAGTTGACGGCGCGCCTATGCGCTCGGGCGACGTCTATGCGGCGGAAGAAAAATCCTTCGGCGCTCATTCCGACGCAGGGCAGTCTTTGCCTGAAAATCGAAAGCTCATCCGCACGGGGACTATCCGCTTTGAAGTTTCGAGCCTCGCCGAAACGAAGGCTGCGGCGGAAGCATGGGCAAAGCGCTTCGGCGGTTATGTTTCCGATTTTTCGGAAGACGGCCGTTCGCTCGGCATGACGGTTCACATCCCGTCACCCGCTTTTGACGATGCGATGTCGTCGTCCGGCGCCATCGGCAAAGTCGTTTCAAAATCCGCGGACAGCGTAGACGTCACCGACCGTTTTTACGATTTGGATTCGCGCTTGGCAACTCGCCGCGTTTTGCTCGAGCGATTGCAATCGTATCTTAAGGAAGCGAAAAATATCAAAGACATGCTCGAAATCGAAACCAAGATAAACGACGTCACGGCCGAAATCGAACAGATGCAGGGACAGTTCAACCGCCTGTCCAAGCAGATTGACTATTCGGAAATCTATATCGAAGCGAACCTGCCGTACAACCATGCGGAAGACAGGGGATTTATTTTTCCCGATTTGAAATCGGCGTTCATCGAATTCTGTGAAACCGTCGTCGGATTTTTTACGGGCTTTGTGTTCGTAGTTCTGTATATAATCATCTTCGGCATACCGATTCTTTGCGTTGCGTTTTTGCTGTATTGGATATGCTTCGGCAAAATCGGTGTGCTTCGGAAGCTGTTTGCAAAAATACGCGCAGGGCAACCGCACAGGAACCGTGCGAGCAAGGAATGAGGGCTGCATTAAAAGTAAAAAGGCGGAACGCAAGCGGCGGTTAGCATAGCGTCGCCTTTGCCGCAGCATTAAAACCGTGCGAGTACGGTGGAACGGAACCGCAAAGCCCTAACATATACGAAAAAGGCGATTTTCGATATACTTTCGCCAATATGAAAATAGATACGTTTGTTGAAGAGCTTGAAAAGCGTTACGGAGCGGTAAAACGCGCCCGCGGCTGTTTTTTATATACGCAAAAAGGAGTAAGGCTTACCGACTTGTATCAGGAAGGCGGAAGAGCAGTTCTGGGCTGGGGCGGAAATTCCGCGTTTACGGTTTTTAAAAATGTTCTAAACCGCGGCGTTACCGGAAGTTTTGACACGATCTTTGCTCCCAGACTGAAAAAAGCAGTGGGAGAGCTCCTCGCGTCAAAGCGCATCACGGCCGTTTTTTTTGAAAAAGAAGACGCTCTTAAAACGGCGTTAAAAGCCAATCCCGAAAATACGGCTTTTTGGCGCCCGTGGAACCCGGATAATACCGATTGGGCTTTAACAGATTCCGTTATAATAGAGCCCCCCTTGCCGTGGACGCCTTCTGTTTTTATAGTCGCCCTTACGCCCTCAAAAGAGGCTGAAAAACTGATCGAATCTTCCGGTTGTAAAAAGCTTCCTTCTCCTCTTGCAGCTGCCGTCATACGTTCGATCTATAACATGATCTCTGCACTGCAGGAGCGCTCCGAAAAAGACTGGTACGTTTATGACAGCTTAATAAAAAACTATTGGACGCGTAGAGGGCCTTATCTTTATCCCAAAGCCTCCAAAAAAGATTACGATGAATTTGTGCTGCACTGTCTGGATTGTAAGATCGTCATAAGCCCTTTTTATGATATTCCTTCAATAGTTCCTTTCGGGGCGGATAAGGGAGTTTTCACTCAGCTTAAAAATTCGCCGTTTCACTGAACAACGGTTATAAGCCGATGTACCTCCATGTACATCGGCTTATGGCGAATTTTGGCAAAGCCAAAATATCGCTTTTATATATTTTGCCGCCGTCCATGGCGGTACTTGAACGACGAGTTTCCCTGCGGAAAACTCGCGGATATACGTGTGCGCCGCTCGAAACTTCGCGCTTACGCACTCGTTGCAGGGCTTGCGCACTAATTCAACAGTCTTTTAAAATTGACATTTTGTTCGACTGTTGAATTTTAATTGAATGCGTATATACATTTTTAAATTAAACTACCGATAATAGATATATGGCAGACTCACAGGATTTTTCGGCGCAGCTTATAGCGGCAGTCGAAGCTAAAACACAATGGTATAACACGGTAAAACTTCCGGAATTGCTTGAAAACTACCGGTTAATGCATTCGTGCGTAAAAAATCTATACGACTTACTTGTAAAAAAGTCCAGAATAACGAAGGATCCGTACAAACTTGAAAAAAAGATTTCGGAAGTCAGCGCGCCTGAAAACACACCGTTCCCTGAAAACGAAGTAAGCGTTGTTTTGGGAACGCGTTTTTCAGACTATGAATCCATGCTGGATTTTATTTCCATATATTTCAGTTTTTCCGTCGCGAACATGACGCTGGAACGTATAAAAAATCTTGCCGCACTGAACAATTCATTCCTATGGGACAGCCTTTCAACAAATTCCGCAAACGTAAACACGCGAAGTCTTGCCAAACTCATCGCGGAACTAAGGATTGGAACCGACCCGATGACGGCGAGCGCTCTAAACAACGAGCTTTCAAAAAACGCGAAGCTCATAGTGAGCATAAATTCCGACATAAAAGAACTTTCGGAATTTCAAAAAGAAGTATACAAGGTTTCCGTACGCAAAAAAGTTATTGACCATAAAGACTTTGACCGCTCGGCTGCGTTTTCAAGTCCGCAGGCCGAAATGCAGCAGATAAAAAAAATCTTTCCTTTGGTTATGGATAAAACGCCGTTTTACACAGCGCTTATCGAAGAGATAATCGAAGAAGACCAAGGACAGGGAAAAGAAGAAAGAAGAAAATTTCTTTTGGAAAAATTGCAGATTCAACAGAGTACCGTAAATAGAAATACTGGAAAAGTCGATCCCAGACATCTTCTTTTAGACGCCATTCACGGCTTGGCTGCAGTCGGTCCGCAGATAAATCTCATGGCAGACAAGCTGAGAGAAAATCACAACGTTTTAGTAGACCAAAACAACAGCAGGTGGCAAAAATTTTTAAGACTTCTCAGAAAAGCGTTTAACATTTCCGAACCGGAAGTAGAATATCAAGTGTACATTACGGATCCGGTAACCAAAACGGAACGCAAAGAGTATATAAAATACGCCGTTTTTATGAAAAATCTCACTCAGATTTCTCAGCAATACATGCTGCTTTCCGCAAAGACAAATCCTATTTACAAAAGGATCCAAAGCGAAGCATCTCCCGTCATCGTCGATTTTTTGAATAAAAATTTTTCGCAGTGTCAAAGGCTTCTTTTGGAACTTACCGCCCTAGACGATTTTTTCAAATCTGCAGCGTCCCAGTCTTCTCTGCCTAAGATAAAAGGAATGAGGATGGAGCTTACGACGTTTAAAAATATTCTTGTAAAGGCAAATCAGCGCCGCGTCGAATATCTGTCGTCCGTGGAAGAAGATCAGCAATTTAGAAAACTGGGAATATTAAACGATGAATAAAAGACATTTTTTTTTCAGGTCTTCGCTTTTTTGCGTATTGTTTTTTATCGCCAACTTTTTTTTAACTGCTCAGAATTTCATATTTGAAGAAGATTCTTCCCAAATAGATCCCAAACTGCAACGCAATTTTACAATCATTCAAAACGAACACAGACACGATTTAAATCCCCACACAGCATCTTACAGTTCCGAAGCGCAGATTTTAGGCAACATTTACGAAGGACTTTTTTCATACGACCCTGTAACCCTTTCTCCGCTAAACGCCGTTGCGGAATCTTACAAAATCTCACGCAACAAGCGCAGATGGACGTTTACAATACGTGAAAGCGCCAAATTCAGCGACGGGCGACAGATTACGGCGGAAGACGTACGAAATTCTTGGCTCAGGCTGCTTTCAAATCCCGACGCCCTATACGCTTCTCTTTTGGACGTAATAATAGGAGCAAGGGAATTTAGACTGGGCGCAGGAAAAAGGGAAGACGTGGGGATAACGGTAAAGGACA from Treponema parvum harbors:
- a CDS encoding leucine-rich repeat protein, coding for METRKKARRLIRRAAMFAAVLLTGLAISCSNGSGSGGTPEPEPPPTPPVPVSYSITFSVEGGNGTLKAKTDGIAETATSPINVEKGKTVTFTANPDSGYKVKEWQIIGTGMAFEAGTGTAGNNTAQVNLQADLTVKVSFEALPPGEASYTVKHYQEGTDGTYPAEPTESENKSGTSGDPVVYTPKIGGAYDGFTYKSNLTEINGTVQENGTIAADGSTVVKLYYERNTVNVTFKLAGGNIAGNTADVVKSGKYGTALEVPADPVKEGFSFTGWNPALPATPVFPAANAEYTANWALLYTINFGVDGANGMLTAKVDGSEISSGNKVEHGKTVEFTATPANTNFAVDKWTNGGSDIPEAGANETYNHTVTANANIKVKFKYTGADLALSNQEFTKEMGQSFTYKLVTAGSGSYTAVPETAGIITLGTANLNSYGNITVTCINAGATKIRITDTASGQNALSGTITVTPAVVIPDYFAKDGVRYHVTDRTPGQRKVSVTAKTGPGTHPPYTGTTLFIPKEVIHNSVTYTVTGVEEPYEWGDTLQSVTVAADNEFLSSQDGVLFNKGKTVLLWYPRSKTDASYSVPPGVTELAFGSFRKIPALTSVTLPDGLKRIGDYVVWECPNIATLELPLSLEFIGHYSLTDLKVSSMVVPENVKELRSYVLSSCDNLTSVELPSTLKSMRYLSLSYNPALTTVTCRAATPPAITAGDDVFKNTPIASATLKVPAGTEGRYRTAEGWSGFGTIVAITP
- a CDS encoding DUF4349 domain-containing protein — protein: MKLIRSIFLLLTFAAALVLIGCGAHKGNFAAMKYAVDGAPMRSGDVYAAEEKSFGAHSDAGQSLPENRKLIRTGTIRFEVSSLAETKAAAEAWAKRFGGYVSDFSEDGRSLGMTVHIPSPAFDDAMSSSGAIGKVVSKSADSVDVTDRFYDLDSRLATRRVLLERLQSYLKEAKNIKDMLEIETKINDVTAEIEQMQGQFNRLSKQIDYSEIYIEANLPYNHAEDRGFIFPDLKSAFIEFCETVVGFFTGFVFVVLYIIIFGIPILCVAFLLYWICFGKIGVLRKLFAKIRAGQPHRNRASKE